The following coding sequences are from one Verrucosispora sp. WMMD573 window:
- a CDS encoding response regulator transcription factor, producing the protein MATVSDRRTRVLVVDDEENIRALLSATLRLIEFDVRVAGGGREALALAEEFDPDLVVLDVMLPDLDGFHVARQLRGTGAGVPVLFLTARGTVEDRISGLTVGADDYVTKPFSLEEVVLRIRAILRRTRADDAPAQDGVLRYADLELDEDAHEVRRGGRVVELSPTEFNLLRYLMVNAGRVVSKAQILDRVWNYDFGGDGRIVESYIYYLRKKIDVRASPLVHTVRGVGYTLRLPRAGSGDGG; encoded by the coding sequence CTGGCAACCGTGTCTGACCGTCGTACCCGTGTGCTCGTCGTCGACGACGAGGAGAACATCCGTGCCCTACTGTCGGCGACGCTGCGGCTGATCGAGTTCGACGTCCGGGTGGCCGGCGGCGGCCGTGAGGCGTTGGCCTTGGCCGAGGAGTTCGATCCGGATCTGGTGGTGCTCGACGTGATGCTGCCCGATCTCGACGGCTTCCACGTCGCGCGGCAGTTGCGCGGCACGGGGGCGGGAGTGCCTGTACTGTTCCTCACCGCGCGAGGCACGGTGGAAGACCGCATCTCGGGGCTGACCGTCGGTGCGGACGACTACGTGACCAAGCCGTTCAGCCTGGAGGAGGTGGTGCTGCGGATCCGGGCGATCCTGCGCCGCACCCGCGCCGACGACGCACCGGCCCAGGACGGCGTGCTCCGCTACGCCGACCTCGAACTGGACGAGGACGCCCACGAGGTCCGCCGCGGCGGGCGGGTCGTCGAATTGTCGCCGACCGAGTTCAACCTGCTGCGGTATCTGATGGTCAACGCCGGGCGGGTGGTCAGCAAGGCCCAGATCCTCGACCGGGTCTGGAACTACGACTTCGGCGGCGACGGACGGATCGTCGAGTCGTACATCTACTACCTGCGCAAGAAGATCGACGTGCGGGCGTCACCGCTGGTCCACACTGTGCGGGGCGTCGGCTACACGCTGCGGTTGCCGCGTGCCGGGTCAGGTGACGGTGGGTAG
- a CDS encoding HAMP domain-containing sensor histidine kinase: protein MGSRHTARGRRLRRWGRWTLRSRLVVVVAALTALALVVANAAGLVLLRRTLTDRIDDQLTTVSRPFTRATAPSYDPPERNRVLPRARLAPEQVVLLYGPDGNLEDVRRSDESTRVPVVDSYDRLVARATDTHPYTVEATDGTPAWRVLVVERGDDRGVAVLAVSLREVEETTELLLLIDAVVIVVVLMLLASLAAVVVRLGLRPLTRMEQTTAQITGGNLSRRVPDADPHTEPGRLGGALNLMLDRISTEVAARRESERRLRQFIADASHELRTPLTSIRGFAELYRRGGTPPGPELDGTMARIEAEAARMGLLVEDLLLLAQLDHERPLRDQPVDLLAVAADSVRDAHARAPRRRIRLAALDDNGFEAVMVAGDEHRLRQVVANLLNNALQHTPPQARVTVRTGLLRRAPAGPPPVTAVGDPLPAATPTAVLEVIDAGPGLAADQAVRVFERLYRADPSRSRGSGGSGLGLSIVAALVRGHGGRVELLTAPGRGATFRVLLPSVPGAGRDELVDLLRTMHS from the coding sequence GTGGGTAGCCGCCATACCGCCCGAGGGCGGCGGCTGCGCCGCTGGGGACGCTGGACCCTGCGGTCCCGGCTGGTCGTGGTCGTGGCAGCGCTGACCGCGCTGGCCCTGGTCGTCGCGAACGCGGCCGGGCTGGTGCTGCTACGCCGCACTCTCACCGACCGCATCGACGACCAGCTCACGACGGTCAGCCGGCCGTTCACTCGGGCCACCGCTCCGTCCTACGACCCGCCCGAGCGCAACCGCGTTCTGCCGCGCGCCCGGCTCGCTCCGGAGCAGGTGGTGCTGCTGTACGGCCCGGACGGCAACCTGGAGGACGTCCGGCGCTCCGACGAGTCGACAAGGGTGCCCGTGGTCGACTCGTACGACCGGCTCGTCGCCCGTGCCACCGACACCCACCCGTATACCGTCGAGGCCACCGATGGCACACCCGCCTGGCGGGTGCTGGTGGTCGAGCGCGGCGACGACCGGGGCGTCGCGGTGTTGGCGGTGTCACTGCGCGAGGTCGAGGAGACCACCGAACTGCTGCTGCTGATCGACGCGGTCGTGATCGTGGTCGTCCTGATGCTGCTGGCGTCGCTCGCCGCGGTGGTGGTCCGGCTCGGCCTTCGGCCGCTGACTCGGATGGAGCAGACTACGGCGCAGATCACCGGGGGCAACCTGTCCCGCCGGGTGCCCGACGCCGATCCGCACACCGAGCCGGGCCGGCTCGGTGGGGCGCTCAATCTGATGCTGGACCGGATCTCCACCGAGGTCGCCGCCCGCCGTGAGTCGGAGCGGCGGCTCCGGCAGTTCATCGCTGACGCCTCGCACGAACTGCGGACGCCGCTGACCTCCATCCGCGGGTTCGCCGAGCTCTACCGCCGGGGCGGAACACCACCGGGCCCGGAGCTGGACGGAACGATGGCCCGGATCGAGGCCGAGGCCGCCCGGATGGGCCTGCTCGTCGAGGACCTACTGCTGCTCGCACAGCTCGACCACGAACGCCCCCTGCGAGACCAGCCGGTCGACCTGCTGGCCGTCGCCGCCGACAGCGTTCGCGACGCGCACGCCCGCGCGCCCCGGCGCCGGATCCGCCTGGCCGCGCTCGACGACAACGGGTTCGAAGCGGTGATGGTCGCCGGCGACGAGCACCGGCTGCGTCAGGTGGTCGCCAACCTGCTCAACAACGCCCTTCAGCACACGCCACCACAGGCCCGCGTGACGGTCCGCACAGGGCTACTGCGCCGTGCACCGGCCGGACCGCCGCCCGTCACGGCCGTGGGAGATCCGCTGCCCGCCGCAACACCGACCGCGGTGCTGGAGGTGATCGATGCCGGGCCCGGCCTCGCGGCCGACCAGGCCGTACGGGTCTTCGAGCGGCTCTACCGCGCCGATCCGAGCCGGTCCCGCGGCAGCGGCGGGTCCGGCCTCGGCCTGTCCATCGTGGCGGCCCTCGTGCGGGGACACGGGGGCCGGGTCGAACTGCTCACCGCCCCCGGCCGGGGGGCCACCTTCCGGGTTTTGCTGCCCTCGGTGCCCGGTGCCGGCCGCGACGAGCTGGTCGACCTGCTGCGCACCATGCACAGCTGA
- a CDS encoding efflux RND transporter periplasmic adaptor subunit gives MRVRRLIPARGPSLFVNAGLAAAVLLAGGWAYTTFTAPKTAAAGASRTVPVSRATVTSAVFVPGSVRSATTANATFATAGPITEITVAVGDSVKKGQVLARVDASAAKRELAGAEADLNAAQDAVDRAVEIDGPTTQADAALTQAELKVAAAREKVDGTTLTAPIAGTVVAVNGSVGDLGTSAGGATGGGTSGTTGSTTSGSGGLVQIADLTRLEVTAAVPEADATRLKTGMPATVSWNALPGTTAEATLAAIDPNATTANDVVTYEVTLSLKDRPDAARPGQSVQVTVTLDTAENVVAVSALAVTSAGSRNTVTVLHDGAPVVRSVEVGLRGDQLVEITSGLTEGDLVVLPSTGGTDPNTGGGSRGGPAGGGLTGGGGRGNR, from the coding sequence ATGCGTGTGCGACGACTCATCCCTGCCCGGGGCCCGTCCCTGTTCGTCAACGCCGGCCTCGCCGCGGCGGTACTGCTGGCAGGCGGTTGGGCGTACACCACGTTCACCGCACCGAAGACCGCAGCTGCCGGCGCGTCCCGGACGGTGCCGGTCAGCCGGGCGACGGTGACCTCCGCAGTGTTCGTACCCGGATCCGTGCGCAGCGCGACGACCGCGAACGCGACCTTCGCCACCGCCGGACCGATCACGGAGATCACCGTCGCCGTCGGCGACTCGGTGAAGAAGGGCCAGGTGCTGGCCCGAGTCGACGCCTCTGCCGCGAAGCGGGAACTCGCGGGAGCCGAGGCCGACCTCAACGCAGCGCAGGATGCGGTGGACCGGGCGGTGGAGATTGACGGTCCCACCACCCAGGCGGATGCGGCGCTGACCCAGGCGGAGCTGAAGGTGGCCGCCGCGCGGGAGAAGGTTGACGGCACCACCCTGACCGCGCCGATCGCGGGCACCGTGGTGGCCGTCAACGGCAGCGTCGGGGACCTCGGCACCTCGGCAGGCGGCGCGACCGGAGGCGGCACCTCCGGGACCACCGGTAGCACCACATCCGGTTCGGGGGGCCTCGTGCAGATCGCCGACCTGACCCGGCTGGAGGTCACCGCCGCGGTACCCGAGGCCGACGCGACCCGGCTCAAGACGGGCATGCCCGCCACGGTCAGTTGGAACGCGCTGCCCGGCACCACCGCCGAGGCGACGCTCGCCGCGATCGACCCGAACGCCACCACCGCCAACGACGTGGTGACCTACGAGGTCACCCTGAGCCTGAAGGACCGTCCCGACGCCGCCCGGCCCGGTCAGAGCGTGCAGGTCACCGTCACCCTCGACACGGCCGAGAACGTCGTCGCGGTGTCTGCCCTGGCGGTTACCAGCGCCGGCAGCCGGAATACCGTGACCGTCCTGCACGACGGCGCCCCGGTCGTCCGCTCAGTCGAGGTGGGCCTGCGGGGGGACCAACTTGTCGAGATCACCTCCGGCCTGACCGAGGGCGACCTGGTCGTGCTGCCCAGCACCGGCGGCACCGACCCGAACACCGGCGGCGGTAGTCGTGGTGGACCGGCGGGCGGCGGGCTGACCGGTGGCGGCGGGCGCGGCAACCGGTGA
- a CDS encoding ABC transporter ATP-binding protein: MTLYLVGGTRRTTEGVRRPVLDVRDLTKVYGQGEATVYALRGVSLTAAAGDYVAIMGSSGSGKSTLMNILGCLDVPSAGTYRLDGVDVSRLDDARLALVRNRRIGFVFQSFNLIPRTSAVANVEMPLAYAGVKPAERRRRALAALDMVGLAGRAGHEPNQLSGGQQQRVALARALVTEPALILADEPTGNLDSHSTEEVLAILDQLHTAGRTIIMITHETEVAARARRLVTLFDGRITTDIRQDGTR, translated from the coding sequence GTGACCCTCTACCTGGTCGGCGGAACTCGCCGCACGACCGAGGGCGTGCGCCGTCCGGTGCTCGATGTCCGTGACCTGACCAAGGTGTACGGGCAGGGCGAGGCGACGGTGTACGCGCTGCGCGGGGTGTCGCTGACCGCTGCGGCCGGCGACTACGTGGCGATCATGGGATCCTCCGGATCCGGAAAGTCGACGTTGATGAACATCCTCGGCTGCCTCGACGTGCCCAGCGCCGGCACCTACCGCCTGGACGGAGTCGACGTCAGCCGGCTCGACGACGCCCGACTGGCCCTCGTCCGCAACCGGCGCATCGGGTTCGTCTTCCAGTCGTTCAATCTCATCCCCCGCACCTCCGCCGTGGCCAACGTCGAAATGCCCCTGGCGTACGCCGGTGTCAAGCCGGCCGAGCGACGTCGACGGGCCCTCGCGGCCCTGGACATGGTAGGTCTCGCCGGTCGGGCTGGCCACGAGCCGAACCAGCTCTCCGGCGGACAACAGCAACGCGTCGCCCTCGCCCGCGCCCTGGTCACCGAGCCCGCGCTGATCCTCGCCGACGAACCCACCGGAAACCTCGACAGCCACTCCACTGAGGAGGTGCTGGCCATCCTCGACCAGCTGCACACCGCCGGCCGCACCATCATCATGATCACCCACGAGACGGAGGTTGCCGCCCGAGCCCGCCGGCTGGTCACCCTCTTCGACGGACGAATCACCACCGACATACGACAGGACGGCACCCGGTGA
- a CDS encoding ABC transporter permease, translating to MSLLEILRFAGRGVAANKLRSALTMLGILIGVAAVILLVAVGNGSAQAVNRSIEALGTNTITVSSTARGGTTPSALTIDIAQSLHDPALAPDVRAVSPVVNTAPTMTHAGTEHPVAQLLGTHPTYFGSSNSPLAAGTAFTDQDVTQGRRVIVLGQTVATELFADTHPVGQQVTVGGALFTVVGVLAEKSSASGFSDPNDLAVAPLTAVQQTLTGYGPVNSILVEATGPDRVDAAQQQVTQILNQRLKLPAGTAATGRGGGGGAGATPYRIQNAAQLLATRTETAQTFTVLLGAVAGISLLVGGIGITNIMLVTVTERTREIGIRKALGAPRRTILTQFLAEATMLSVLGGGLGVAAALIGSRFTIVGVQPVIVPSSVALALGVSVAIGLFFGSVPASRAAGLRPIDALRYE from the coding sequence GTGAGCCTGCTGGAGATCCTCCGCTTCGCCGGCCGTGGCGTCGCCGCCAACAAGCTACGCTCGGCGCTGACCATGCTCGGCATCCTCATCGGCGTCGCCGCGGTCATCCTGCTGGTCGCCGTCGGCAACGGCTCCGCCCAAGCCGTCAACCGCAGCATCGAGGCGCTGGGCACCAACACCATCACCGTGTCCAGCACCGCCCGAGGCGGGACGACGCCATCGGCGCTCACAATCGACATCGCACAGTCCCTGCACGACCCGGCACTCGCCCCCGACGTCCGGGCGGTCTCACCGGTGGTCAACACCGCGCCGACGATGACCCACGCCGGGACCGAGCACCCGGTGGCACAGCTCCTCGGCACCCACCCGACCTACTTCGGCTCGTCCAACAGCCCACTCGCCGCCGGCACCGCCTTCACCGACCAGGACGTGACCCAGGGGCGGCGGGTGATCGTGCTCGGACAGACCGTCGCCACCGAACTGTTCGCCGACACCCACCCGGTCGGCCAGCAGGTCACCGTCGGCGGCGCCCTGTTCACCGTCGTCGGCGTCCTCGCCGAGAAGAGTTCGGCGTCCGGCTTCTCCGACCCCAACGACCTCGCCGTCGCCCCGCTCACCGCCGTGCAACAGACCCTCACCGGGTACGGGCCGGTGAACTCCATTCTCGTCGAGGCCACCGGGCCGGACCGCGTTGACGCCGCCCAGCAGCAGGTCACCCAGATCCTCAACCAGCGCCTCAAGCTGCCGGCCGGCACCGCCGCCACCGGCCGTGGTGGAGGTGGTGGTGCGGGAGCCACCCCGTACCGGATCCAGAACGCCGCTCAACTGCTCGCCACCCGCACCGAGACCGCACAGACCTTCACCGTCCTGCTCGGCGCCGTCGCCGGCATCAGCCTGCTCGTCGGCGGCATCGGCATCACCAACATCATGCTGGTGACCGTCACCGAGCGAACCCGGGAAATCGGCATCCGCAAGGCCCTCGGCGCACCCCGACGCACCATCCTCACCCAGTTCCTCGCCGAAGCGACAATGCTCAGCGTCCTCGGCGGCGGCCTCGGCGTGGCCGCGGCACTCATCGGCAGCCGATTCACCATCGTCGGCGTGCAACCGGTGATCGTGCCCAGCTCCGTCGCCTTGGCACTGGGCGTCTCCGTCGCGATCGGGCTGTTCTTCGGCAGCGTCCCCGCCAGCCGCGCAGCCGGCCTGCGCCCCATCGACGCACTCCGCTACGAATGA
- a CDS encoding DUF5666 domain-containing protein, with translation MTTDLDTALAVGPRPWRNRATPWLAAALLLVGGFAGGAQAQQAYGPDSGPAPAGRGTAVDGSAGGARGGGARGGGAAPPAATATPATTGTVTDIDTDTMTIRRESGEVITVQTDDRTQIRLPGALEDLRTGDTVVVTGNTQSDEITAATVTRQN, from the coding sequence ATGACGACCGACCTCGATACCGCGCTCGCCGTCGGACCCCGCCCGTGGCGGAACCGCGCCACACCGTGGCTCGCTGCGGCGCTGCTGCTCGTCGGCGGCTTTGCTGGCGGCGCCCAGGCGCAGCAGGCGTACGGACCGGACTCCGGCCCTGCACCGGCGGGACGCGGGACGGCGGTCGACGGATCGGCCGGTGGGGCCCGCGGTGGCGGTGCCCGTGGCGGTGGCGCCGCTCCCCCGGCCGCCACCGCCACCCCGGCCACCACCGGCACCGTGACTGACATCGACACAGACACGATGACGATCCGGCGCGAATCCGGTGAGGTGATCACCGTGCAGACGGACGACCGTACGCAGATCCGGCTGCCCGGCGCGCTCGAGGACCTCCGCACCGGCGACACCGTCGTGGTAACCGGGAACACGCAGAGTGACGAAATCACAGCCGCCACCGTCACCCGCCAAAATTGA
- a CDS encoding IS5 family transposase — MSRQRRYPSDLTDAQWALVEPLLPPPRTGGRPEKHPRRDVVNAILYVVRTGCSWRQLPVDFPPWQTVYWYFTRWEEDDVTERILVALRRRVRAAQGRAAEPTAGIIDSQSVKGADTVGRDTRGYDAGKKVNGRKRFIVTDTLGLLLVVCVMAASVQDRDGAKTTLLSAYLFTPVRFVYADAGFAGTLVDWCQRILRTTLEIVRKAPGQKGFAVIARRWVVERSLAWLTGHRRLARDYERHPATSEAMIRWAAINGMLRRLTRGRPARRQRAWTLDNLKA, encoded by the coding sequence ATGTCGCGTCAGCGTCGCTACCCCTCGGACCTGACCGACGCCCAATGGGCGCTGGTCGAGCCGCTGCTGCCACCACCGAGAACCGGTGGCCGGCCGGAGAAACATCCACGCCGCGACGTGGTGAACGCGATCCTGTACGTGGTGCGGACCGGCTGCTCGTGGCGGCAACTGCCGGTCGACTTCCCGCCGTGGCAGACGGTGTACTGGTACTTCACCCGCTGGGAGGAAGACGATGTCACCGAGCGGATCCTCGTCGCGCTGCGCCGAAGGGTCCGCGCCGCCCAAGGCCGCGCCGCCGAACCCACGGCAGGCATCATCGACTCCCAGAGCGTCAAAGGCGCCGACACCGTCGGCCGGGACACCCGTGGCTACGACGCGGGCAAGAAGGTCAACGGCCGCAAACGGTTCATCGTCACCGACACCCTGGGTCTGCTCCTAGTCGTGTGCGTGATGGCCGCGAGCGTGCAGGACCGCGACGGAGCGAAGACGACTCTGCTGTCGGCGTACCTGTTCACCCCGGTCCGGTTCGTCTACGCCGACGCCGGCTTCGCCGGAACCCTGGTCGACTGGTGCCAACGCATCCTGCGCACCACCCTGGAAATCGTACGCAAGGCCCCAGGCCAGAAAGGATTCGCCGTAATCGCCCGCCGATGGGTCGTCGAGCGCAGCCTTGCCTGGCTGACCGGCCACCGCAGACTGGCCCGCGACTACGAACGCCACCCCGCCACCTCCGAAGCCATGATCCGCTGGGCCGCCATCAACGGCATGCTCCGCCGCCTCACCCGCGGCCGACCCGCACGCCGTCAACGAGCCTGGACCCTCGACAACCTCAAAGCCTGA
- a CDS encoding reverse transcriptase/maturase family protein, with protein MQSAETVLGVLRERGRRGLPLDELYRQLFNPQLYLLAYGRIYANQGAMTPGASAETVDGMSLGKIGRIIDAMRQERYRFSPVKRAWIPKKNGKRRPLGLPTWSDKLVGEVMRLLLEAYYEPRFSTRSHGFRPGRGCHTALREVATTWTATAWFIEGDISDCFGTLDHEVMLSTLAECIHDNRFLRLVRNMLTAGYLEDWVWNATLSGAPQGGVVSPILSNIYLHRLDTFVENVLIPEYTRGERRAKNRAYCRVQDAAARARVRGDRTTARKLRQQLHSLPSRDPNDPGYRRLRYVRYADDTLLGFVGPRAEAEDIKRRLAQFLRDDLKLELSEDKTLITHARTGAARFLGYEITVQHGDHMHHRGNRTVNGTIGLRVPKTVIKAKCARYLQRGEPAHRTLLVNHDDHTIIATYGAEYRGIVQYYLPAGDVWRLSRLRWVMETSMLKTLALKHRSAVSKMTRKYRASIDTQHGKRRCFEARVEREGRAPLVARFGGIPLKRQKTAVPIDRSPVPAVTRKELINRLLAGRCEVCDGTVDVQVHHVRKLADLNQAGQSRKNTWTKIMVKRRRKTLIVCADCHHQIHSGNSAALTQ; from the coding sequence ATGCAGAGCGCCGAAACGGTGCTGGGTGTCCTGCGTGAACGCGGTAGGCGTGGCCTGCCGTTGGATGAGTTGTATCGGCAGTTGTTCAATCCGCAGTTGTATCTGCTGGCCTACGGACGCATCTACGCCAACCAGGGCGCGATGACACCGGGGGCCAGCGCGGAGACCGTGGACGGCATGTCGCTGGGCAAGATCGGTCGCATCATCGACGCGATGCGTCAGGAGCGCTACCGGTTCAGTCCGGTGAAGCGGGCGTGGATCCCGAAGAAGAACGGGAAACGGCGACCGCTTGGCCTGCCCACCTGGTCGGACAAACTCGTCGGCGAGGTGATGCGCCTGCTGTTGGAGGCGTACTACGAGCCACGGTTTTCCACCCGGTCCCACGGGTTCCGTCCCGGCCGGGGCTGCCACACCGCGCTACGCGAGGTGGCGACCACCTGGACGGCGACGGCCTGGTTCATCGAGGGTGACATCTCCGACTGCTTCGGCACGCTGGACCACGAGGTCATGCTGTCGACGCTGGCGGAGTGCATCCACGACAACCGGTTTCTGCGGCTGGTGCGCAACATGCTCACAGCCGGATACCTGGAGGACTGGGTCTGGAACGCCACGCTCAGCGGGGCTCCGCAGGGTGGGGTCGTTTCCCCGATCCTGTCGAACATCTACCTGCACCGGTTGGACACGTTCGTCGAGAATGTTCTCATCCCCGAGTACACCCGAGGCGAACGCAGGGCGAAGAACCGTGCGTACTGCCGGGTGCAAGACGCGGCCGCACGTGCCCGTGTCCGTGGTGACCGCACCACGGCCCGGAAACTGCGCCAGCAGTTGCACAGTCTGCCCAGCCGGGACCCGAACGATCCCGGCTACCGGCGGCTGCGCTACGTGCGCTACGCCGATGACACCCTGCTCGGGTTCGTCGGACCACGAGCCGAAGCCGAGGACATCAAACGGCGTCTCGCTCAGTTCCTGCGCGACGATCTCAAGCTGGAACTGTCCGAGGACAAAACGCTGATCACGCACGCCCGCACAGGCGCGGCGAGATTCCTCGGCTACGAGATCACCGTCCAGCACGGCGACCACATGCACCATCGTGGAAACCGGACGGTCAACGGCACGATCGGGTTACGCGTGCCGAAGACGGTGATCAAGGCCAAGTGCGCCAGGTACTTGCAGCGCGGCGAACCCGCGCATCGGACCCTGCTGGTCAACCACGATGACCACACCATCATCGCGACCTACGGAGCCGAGTACCGAGGCATCGTCCAGTACTACCTGCCCGCCGGAGATGTCTGGCGACTGAGCCGGCTGCGCTGGGTCATGGAGACCTCCATGCTCAAGACGCTGGCCCTCAAGCACCGCTCAGCGGTGTCGAAGATGACCCGGAAATACCGGGCGTCCATCGACACCCAGCACGGCAAACGGCGGTGTTTCGAGGCCCGCGTCGAGCGTGAGGGCAGGGCACCACTGGTCGCCCGGTTCGGCGGCATACCACTCAAACGGCAGAAGACCGCGGTCCCCATCGACCGCAGTCCTGTCCCGGCCGTCACCCGCAAGGAGTTGATCAACCGGCTCCTCGCAGGCAGGTGCGAGGTCTGCGACGGCACGGTGGACGTCCAGGTCCACCACGTCCGCAAACTCGCCGACCTCAACCAGGCCGGGCAGTCACGCAAGAACACCTGGACGAAGATCATGGTCAAGCGCCGACGCAAGACGCTCATCGTCTGCGCCGACTGCCACCACCAGATCCACTCCGGGAACAGCGCCGCACTCACGCAGTAG
- a CDS encoding DUF433 domain-containing protein, which yields MNFERITVDPAQMGGAPCIRGLRIPVATVVAMIADGMSADEIVSDLPDLTVEDVWEALRFAAEAVRERELPLHHAA from the coding sequence ATGAACTTCGAACGGATCACCGTCGACCCGGCCCAGATGGGCGGTGCACCGTGCATCCGTGGGTTACGCATCCCGGTCGCTACGGTCGTGGCAATGATCGCGGACGGCATGAGCGCAGACGAGATCGTGTCAGATCTGCCAGACCTGACCGTTGAAGACGTCTGGGAAGCGCTGCGCTTCGCCGCCGAGGCTGTCCGGGAGCGGGAGCTGCCGCTACACCACGCGGCATGA
- a CDS encoding FAD-dependent monooxygenase produces the protein MYTISRPDLHGTFLAVDNERRWLFNMVADRDGPGLDQIDDSRCVAMIRSASELPGLPVRLVARQVWHAAAQVADRFRLGVVLLAGDAAHLTTRTVGSA, from the coding sequence GTGTACACGATCAGCCGTCCCGACCTACACGGGACGTTCCTCGCCGTCGACAACGAACGGCGCTGGCTGTTCAACATGGTCGCCGATCGAGACGGCCCAGGCCTGGACCAGATCGACGACAGCAGGTGCGTGGCGATGATCCGCAGTGCTTCCGAGCTGCCCGGGCTGCCGGTCAGGCTCGTCGCGCGGCAGGTGTGGCACGCCGCCGCCCAGGTAGCGGACCGGTTCCGCCTCGGCGTGGTGTTACTGGCCGGCGACGCCGCCCACCTCACCACCCGTACGGTGGGTTCGGCCTGA
- a CDS encoding DJ-1/PfpI family protein, whose amino-acid sequence MDRRSVLRATIATGATATAVGAVAGASAATASPPKRPVRVHILMYPGVEEMDFAGPVEVFGMARGLGGDITTTLVTVDATSPVTATHGTRVEATGRWSPREANLLVVPGGGYRRADTPGVAYEIQRGVLPAAIRAARRRGLTIAGICTGTMLLSAAGLTAGRPCITHHRAADDLRAQGGIVTDARVVDDGDLVTAGGVTSGLDLALWLVERQLGAALAVQVEQVLEYERRGTVWRA is encoded by the coding sequence ATGGACCGTCGAAGCGTCCTGCGCGCCACGATCGCGACCGGAGCCACAGCCACCGCCGTCGGCGCGGTCGCAGGCGCCTCGGCGGCCACCGCCAGTCCACCGAAGCGGCCCGTGCGGGTGCACATCCTGATGTACCCCGGGGTGGAGGAAATGGACTTCGCCGGGCCGGTCGAAGTATTCGGCATGGCCCGCGGGCTCGGCGGTGACATCACCACCACCCTCGTCACCGTGGACGCCACCAGCCCGGTGACCGCCACCCACGGCACCCGGGTCGAGGCGACCGGCCGCTGGTCACCCCGGGAGGCAAACCTCCTCGTGGTGCCCGGCGGCGGCTACCGGCGGGCGGACACCCCAGGCGTGGCGTACGAGATCCAGCGTGGCGTCCTGCCCGCAGCCATCCGCGCCGCGCGTCGTCGCGGCCTGACCATCGCCGGCATCTGCACCGGCACCATGCTCCTGTCGGCGGCCGGACTCACCGCCGGGCGACCCTGCATCACGCACCACCGGGCGGCCGACGATCTGCGGGCCCAGGGCGGCATCGTCACCGACGCCCGCGTGGTCGACGATGGCGATCTGGTCACCGCCGGTGGCGTCACCTCCGGTCTGGACCTCGCGCTCTGGCTGGTCGAGCGCCAACTCGGCGCGGCGCTCGCGGTCCAGGTCGAACAGGTGCTGGAGTACGAACGACGCGGCACCGTCTGGCGCGCCTGA